A window of the Acidovorax sp. YS12 genome harbors these coding sequences:
- the hda gene encoding DnaA regulatory inactivator Hda, which yields MKQLALDIGLAPVPTLARFFPGPNEAVLQHLRLAVESDSGGALRAAVPMYLWGESGCGKTHLLKAVREALRERGLGAGWLDAASAQPPAFDEGWAAVLLDDVHLYSTAQQAMAFNWFVNATSPATGTPRWVLAAGSVPPADLPLRDDLRSRLGWGHVFQLHLPDETARRAVLRQEADARGIFLGDDVMDYMLRRFSRDLGSLMQLLDQLDGFALRTQRAITIPLLKTMLETE from the coding sequence ATGAAGCAATTGGCGCTGGACATCGGCCTGGCCCCCGTGCCCACGCTGGCGCGCTTCTTCCCCGGGCCCAACGAGGCGGTGCTGCAGCACCTGCGCCTGGCGGTGGAAAGCGACAGCGGCGGCGCGCTGCGCGCGGCCGTGCCCATGTACCTGTGGGGCGAGTCCGGCTGCGGCAAAACGCATCTGCTCAAGGCCGTGCGCGAGGCGCTGCGCGAGCGCGGCCTGGGCGCGGGCTGGCTCGACGCCGCCAGCGCGCAGCCGCCCGCGTTCGACGAAGGCTGGGCGGCGGTGCTGCTCGACGACGTGCACCTGTACTCCACCGCGCAGCAGGCCATGGCGTTCAACTGGTTCGTCAACGCCACCAGCCCCGCCACCGGCACGCCGCGCTGGGTGCTGGCCGCGGGCAGCGTGCCGCCTGCCGACCTGCCGCTGCGCGACGACCTGCGCTCGCGCCTGGGCTGGGGCCACGTGTTCCAGCTGCACCTGCCCGACGAAACGGCGCGCCGCGCCGTGCTGCGCCAGGAGGCCGACGCGCGCGGCATCTTTCTGGGCGACGACGTGATGGACTACATGCTGCGCCGCTTCTCGCGCGACCTGGGCAGCCTGATGCAGTTGCTCGACCAGCTCGACGGCTTTGCCCTGCGCACCCAGCGCGCCATCACCATTCCGCTGCTCAAGACCATGCTGGAGACGGAGTGA
- a CDS encoding HAD family hydrolase: MALFDLDHTLLPLDSDYEWGEFTIRIGWRDAAEFGRRNAAFYADYQAGRLNVPDYVRFATEAVRERGPQEAAQAHARFMREVIAPAIRPEALALLRRHQAAGDQVLIVTATNEFVTRPIAQALGVPELLALELERGPDGWYTGEIAGEATMREGKVRRMARWLAERGLAWDAVESTFYSDSTNDLPLLETVNHPVATNPDARLRAIAQARGWPILDLFSEQP, from the coding sequence CTGGCCCTGTTCGACCTCGACCACACCCTGCTGCCGCTCGACTCGGACTACGAGTGGGGCGAGTTCACCATCCGCATCGGCTGGCGCGACGCGGCCGAGTTCGGCCGGCGCAACGCTGCCTTCTACGCCGACTACCAGGCCGGCCGTCTCAACGTGCCCGACTACGTGCGCTTCGCCACCGAGGCCGTGCGCGAGCGCGGCCCGCAGGAGGCGGCGCAGGCGCACGCGCGCTTCATGCGCGAGGTCATCGCGCCCGCCATCCGCCCCGAGGCGCTGGCGCTGCTGCGCCGCCACCAGGCGGCGGGCGACCAGGTGCTCATCGTCACCGCCACCAACGAATTCGTCACGCGCCCCATCGCCCAGGCGCTGGGCGTGCCCGAGCTGCTGGCGCTGGAGCTGGAACGCGGCCCCGACGGCTGGTACACCGGCGAGATCGCGGGCGAAGCCACCATGCGCGAAGGCAAGGTGCGCCGCATGGCGCGCTGGCTGGCCGAGCGCGGCCTGGCCTGGGACGCGGTGGAGAGCACCTTCTACAGCGACTCCACCAACGACCTGCCCCTGCTGGAGACCGTGAACCACCCCGTGGCCACCAACCCCGACGCGCGCCTGCGCGCCATCGCGCAAGCGCGCGGCTGGCCCATCCTCGACCTGTTTTCCGAGCAACCATGA
- the pcnB gene encoding polynucleotide adenylyltransferase PcnB codes for MIKTFIDKLLGKAEGAKPRKPRFGKRVDVPASVHGINPELVDRRAVDVVRTLQDAGFEAYIVGGAVRDLLLGLRPKDFDVATNATPEQVKGLFRRAFIIGKRFRIVHVVHGRGREHEVIEVSTFRAYLDNSAAEQVSGNERTSKAQLSGMQHAVDASGRVLRDNVWGPQDQDAARRDFTVNAMYYDPETQVVVDYHKGIEDAQKRVLRMIGDPATRYREDPVRIIRAVRFAAKLSSLGFALEPKTGKPLVASQHLLQEVPQSRLFDEMLKLLQTGHALASVEQLQKLGLEKGIYPLLDVVVQRAGNPLVRAVLQDTDRRVAEGKAVAPSFLLACVLWQDVKAGWEQRLARGEHAFPALQDAIDEAFEQRIGDVSGRGKLAADMREIWVMQPRFDKRSGSQPFSMVAHIRFRAGFDFFRLRADVGEASDELVEWWQEFSLTDDARREDMMAQVREEQRQAQRAQQRKAPAVAHRVPKADGAEPPAPADDAAPATDAPKKRRRRRRKPGGGQGGASDAGQGD; via the coding sequence ATGATCAAGACTTTCATCGACAAGCTGCTGGGCAAGGCCGAAGGCGCGAAGCCGCGCAAGCCGCGTTTCGGCAAGCGCGTGGACGTGCCCGCCAGCGTGCACGGCATCAACCCCGAGCTGGTGGACCGGCGCGCGGTGGACGTGGTGCGCACGCTGCAGGATGCGGGCTTCGAGGCCTACATCGTCGGCGGCGCCGTGCGCGACCTGCTGCTGGGCCTGCGCCCCAAGGACTTCGACGTGGCCACCAACGCCACGCCCGAGCAGGTCAAGGGCCTGTTCCGGCGCGCCTTCATCATCGGCAAGCGCTTTCGCATCGTGCACGTGGTGCACGGGCGCGGGCGCGAGCACGAGGTGATCGAGGTCTCCACCTTCCGCGCCTACCTGGACAACAGCGCGGCCGAGCAGGTCAGCGGCAACGAGCGCACCAGCAAGGCCCAGCTCTCGGGCATGCAGCATGCCGTGGACGCTTCGGGCCGCGTGCTGCGCGACAACGTCTGGGGCCCGCAGGACCAGGACGCGGCGCGGCGCGACTTCACCGTCAACGCCATGTACTACGACCCCGAGACCCAGGTCGTGGTGGACTACCACAAGGGCATCGAGGACGCGCAAAAGCGCGTGCTGCGCATGATCGGCGACCCGGCCACGCGCTACCGCGAGGACCCGGTGCGCATCATCCGCGCCGTGCGCTTCGCCGCCAAGCTCTCCAGCCTCGGCTTTGCCCTGGAGCCCAAGACCGGCAAGCCCCTGGTGGCCAGCCAGCACCTGCTGCAGGAGGTGCCGCAAAGCCGCCTGTTCGACGAAATGCTCAAGCTGCTGCAGACCGGCCACGCGCTGGCCTCGGTGGAGCAACTGCAGAAGCTCGGGCTGGAAAAAGGCATCTACCCGCTGCTCGACGTGGTGGTGCAGCGCGCCGGCAACCCGCTGGTGCGCGCCGTGCTGCAGGACACCGACCGCCGCGTGGCCGAGGGCAAGGCCGTGGCGCCGAGCTTCCTGCTCGCCTGCGTGCTGTGGCAGGACGTGAAGGCCGGCTGGGAGCAGCGCCTGGCGCGCGGCGAGCACGCCTTCCCGGCGCTGCAGGATGCCATCGACGAAGCGTTCGAGCAGCGCATCGGCGACGTCTCGGGCCGTGGCAAGCTGGCCGCCGACATGCGCGAGATCTGGGTCATGCAGCCGCGCTTCGACAAGCGCTCGGGCAGCCAGCCGTTCAGCATGGTGGCGCACATCCGCTTCCGCGCCGGGTTCGACTTCTTCCGCCTGCGCGCCGACGTGGGCGAGGCCAGCGACGAGCTGGTCGAGTGGTGGCAGGAGTTCTCCCTGACCGACGACGCGCGCCGCGAGGACATGATGGCCCAGGTGCGCGAGGAGCAGCGCCAGGCCCAGCGCGCCCAGCAGCGCAAGGCCCCGGCCGTGGCGCACCGCGTGCCCAAGGCCGATGGCGCCGAGCCGCCGGCCCCGGCGGACGACGCCGCCCCCGCCACCGACGCGCCGAAGAAGCGCCGCCGCCGCCGCCGCAAGCCCGGCGGCGGGCAGGGCGGCGCCAGCGATGCGGGGCAGGGTGACTGA
- the folK gene encoding 2-amino-4-hydroxy-6-hydroxymethyldihydropteridine diphosphokinase, with the protein MRGRVTDPVFSAPAWIGLGANLGDARAALAGAVQAMARLPGTDVLRVSSLYRSAPVDATGPDYLNAVAALRTALAPQALLQALQALEQAAGRERPYRNAPRTLDLDVLLYGDQSIATPTLTVPHPRLWERAFVLRPLAELRPGWATPEQLQAVAGQRIECLGAW; encoded by the coding sequence ATGCGGGGCAGGGTGACTGACCCTGTTTTTTCGGCCCCGGCCTGGATCGGCCTGGGCGCCAACCTCGGCGATGCGCGCGCCGCGCTGGCGGGTGCCGTGCAGGCCATGGCGCGGCTCCCCGGCACCGATGTGCTGCGTGTGTCCTCGCTGTACCGCAGCGCGCCCGTGGACGCCACCGGCCCGGACTACCTGAACGCCGTGGCCGCGCTGCGCACCGCGCTGGCGCCGCAGGCGCTGCTGCAGGCCCTGCAGGCGCTGGAGCAGGCGGCGGGCCGCGAGCGCCCCTACCGCAACGCGCCGCGCACGCTGGACCTCGACGTGCTGCTCTACGGCGACCAGTCCATCGCCACCCCCACGCTCACCGTGCCGCACCCGCGCCTGTGGGAGCGCGCCTTCGTGCTGCGGCCGCTGGCCGAGTTGCGCCCCGGCTGGGCCACGCCCGAACAGCTGCAGGCCGTGGCCGGGCAGCGCATCGAATGCCTGGGGGCGTGGTGA
- a CDS encoding glycosyltransferase family 2 protein produces MQPPRELASLSCVVPCYNEARNLEQLLPLLRAKLASLAPRWEIVLVDDGSTDATAERMREWTREPGVRAVLLSRNFGKEAALSAGLEAAAGDAVVMMDSDMQHPPALLDTFVRHWRAGADVVYAVREHREAESAFKRVGTDWFYGLINGGERFRLPPGAGDFRLMDRKVVQALLALPERNRFMKGLYAWVGFDAVAVPYLPDERAHGTSHFSKRRLIRFGIDGLTAFSVWPLRAVIGLGFVLALAAFGYGAYLTLEYFLHGHEVGGWTTIVVSLMLFVGIQLVSLGVVAEYVGRIYEEVKCRPLYLVKRELGRGLRDEA; encoded by the coding sequence ATGCAGCCGCCGCGTGAACTGGCATCGCTCTCCTGCGTCGTGCCCTGCTACAACGAGGCGCGCAACCTGGAGCAACTGCTGCCGCTGCTGCGCGCCAAGCTGGCCAGCCTGGCGCCGCGCTGGGAGATCGTGCTGGTGGACGACGGCAGCACCGACGCCACGGCCGAGCGCATGCGCGAGTGGACGCGCGAGCCCGGCGTGCGCGCCGTGCTGCTGTCGCGCAACTTCGGCAAGGAGGCGGCGCTGAGCGCGGGCCTCGAAGCCGCCGCGGGCGACGCGGTGGTGATGATGGACTCCGACATGCAGCACCCGCCGGCGCTGCTCGACACCTTCGTGCGCCACTGGCGCGCCGGGGCCGACGTGGTGTACGCCGTGCGCGAGCACCGCGAGGCCGAATCGGCCTTCAAGCGCGTGGGCACCGACTGGTTCTACGGCCTCATCAACGGCGGCGAGCGCTTCCGCCTGCCGCCGGGCGCGGGCGACTTCCGCCTCATGGACCGCAAGGTGGTGCAGGCGCTGCTGGCGCTGCCCGAGCGCAACCGTTTCATGAAGGGCCTGTACGCCTGGGTCGGCTTCGACGCCGTGGCCGTGCCCTACCTGCCCGACGAACGTGCCCACGGCACCAGCCATTTCAGCAAGCGGCGCCTGATCCGCTTCGGCATCGACGGGCTCACCGCCTTCTCGGTGTGGCCGCTGCGCGCGGTGATCGGGCTGGGCTTTGTGCTGGCGCTGGCGGCGTTCGGCTACGGCGCGTACCTGACGCTCGAATACTTCCTGCACGGCCACGAAGTCGGCGGCTGGACCACCATCGTCGTCAGCCTGATGCTGTTCGTCGGCATCCAGCTCGTGTCGCTCGGCGTGGTGGCCGAGTACGTGGGGCGCATCTACGAAGAGGTCAAGTGCCGGCCGCTGTACCTGGTCAAGCGCGAGCTGGGCCGGGGCCTGCGGGACGAGGCATGA
- a CDS encoding glycosyltransferase family 39 protein, with translation MSRHEQGAGHGGAWRDALATLALVAAWLAATAWLRPLMVPDEGRYAGVAWEMVRSGDWLTPTLNGLPFFHKPPLFYWLSGAALSLFGLVEIAGRAASLCGATLGSMALYLFTRHWCGQAAARRTLWVLLLQPLLFIGGQFANLDMLVAGCITATVLALAHAALRFEQGQPHRRALWLGYALAGLGVLAKGLIGFVIPALTLGLWLLLRWRWRTLWALLSLPGAGIFLLVAAPWYVAMQMRFDDFLHYFFVVQHFQRFSVGGFNNVMPVWFYPAVLALLSLPSLVWCPHLLDRGYWAEAVGARATPQGAVRLLMLVAVGSVLLFFSIPKSKLVGYVLPAVAPLAWLLADASQRLATTPGRRRAWAASVASGGLLALAVVGWLTVHQDYSLRSLGQTLGAERQADEPVYMLEEYFYDVPFYARLRAPVHVVDDWGTPAVKQRDNWRKEIADAGEFDPAAARRLLLRPEALLPALCVAPVGWVLAEQYLAPRYPFLAQAEAVRTVHEITLWRVRSAQLTACAETPNGGSAGK, from the coding sequence ATGAGCCGCCACGAACAGGGCGCCGGACACGGCGGCGCCTGGCGCGACGCCCTGGCCACCCTGGCCCTGGTGGCGGCCTGGCTCGCCGCCACGGCCTGGCTGCGCCCCCTCATGGTGCCCGACGAAGGGCGCTACGCCGGCGTGGCCTGGGAGATGGTGCGCTCGGGCGACTGGCTCACCCCCACGCTCAACGGCCTGCCGTTCTTCCACAAGCCGCCGCTGTTCTACTGGCTCTCGGGGGCGGCGCTGTCGCTGTTCGGGCTGGTGGAGATCGCCGGGCGCGCGGCCTCGCTGTGCGGCGCCACGCTGGGCAGCATGGCGCTGTACCTGTTCACGCGCCACTGGTGCGGGCAGGCGGCGGCGCGGCGCACGCTGTGGGTGCTGCTGTTGCAGCCGCTGCTGTTCATCGGCGGGCAGTTCGCCAACCTCGACATGCTGGTGGCCGGCTGCATCACCGCCACGGTGCTGGCACTGGCGCACGCGGCGCTGCGCTTCGAGCAGGGCCAGCCGCACCGCCGCGCGCTCTGGCTGGGCTACGCGCTGGCCGGGCTGGGCGTGCTGGCCAAGGGGCTGATCGGCTTTGTCATCCCGGCGCTGACGCTGGGCCTGTGGCTGCTGCTGCGCTGGCGCTGGCGCACGCTGTGGGCGCTGCTGAGTTTGCCCGGCGCGGGCATCTTCCTGCTGGTGGCGGCGCCCTGGTACGTGGCCATGCAGATGCGCTTCGACGACTTCCTGCACTACTTCTTCGTGGTGCAGCATTTCCAGCGCTTCTCGGTGGGCGGCTTCAACAACGTCATGCCGGTGTGGTTCTATCCCGCCGTGCTGGCGCTGCTGAGCCTGCCCAGCCTGGTGTGGTGCCCGCACCTGCTCGACCGCGGCTACTGGGCCGAGGCGGTGGGCGCACGGGCCACGCCGCAGGGTGCGGTGCGCCTGCTGATGCTGGTGGCCGTGGGCAGCGTGCTGCTGTTCTTCTCCATCCCCAAGTCCAAGCTGGTGGGCTACGTGCTGCCGGCCGTGGCGCCGCTGGCCTGGCTGCTGGCCGACGCCAGCCAGCGCCTGGCCACCACCCCGGGGCGCCGCCGCGCCTGGGCCGCCAGCGTCGCCAGCGGCGGGCTGCTGGCGCTGGCCGTGGTGGGGTGGCTGACGGTGCACCAGGACTATTCGCTGCGCAGCCTGGGCCAGACATTGGGCGCCGAGCGCCAGGCGGACGAGCCCGTCTACATGCTCGAGGAATACTTCTACGACGTGCCGTTCTACGCCCGCCTGCGCGCGCCGGTGCACGTGGTGGACGACTGGGGCACGCCCGCCGTGAAGCAGCGCGACAACTGGCGCAAGGAAATCGCCGACGCCGGCGAGTTCGACCCGGCCGCCGCGCGGCGCCTGCTGCTGCGCCCCGAGGCGCTGCTGCCCGCGTTGTGTGTGGCGCCCGTGGGCTGGGTGCTGGCCGAGCAGTACCTGGCCCCGCGCTACCCCTTCCTGGCGCAGGCCGAGGCGGTGCGCACGGTGCACGAGATCACGCTGTGGCGCGTGCGCTCCGCGCAGCTCACTGCGTGCGCAGAAACGCCCAATGGCGGCTCAGCAGGTAAGTGA
- a CDS encoding GtrA family protein — protein sequence MHRTDRHLRLAHSSFLFKRQRGRVAWFIVVGCAAAAVHWSVATACVALGGLAPLQANVAGWLVAFAVSFSGHHFLSFRGHGNGMGRAALRFFAISAGGFAINEAAYALLLHWTRARYDILLAIVLVGVAGLTYLLSRHWAFLRTQ from the coding sequence ATGCACCGTACCGACCGCCATCTCCGTCTTGCTCATTCCTCGTTCCTGTTCAAGCGCCAGCGCGGGCGCGTGGCCTGGTTCATCGTCGTCGGCTGCGCCGCCGCCGCCGTGCACTGGAGCGTGGCCACCGCCTGCGTGGCACTGGGCGGGCTGGCGCCGCTGCAGGCCAACGTGGCGGGCTGGCTGGTGGCGTTCGCCGTCTCGTTCAGCGGCCACCATTTCCTGAGCTTTCGCGGCCACGGCAACGGCATGGGCCGGGCCGCGCTGCGCTTCTTCGCCATCTCGGCCGGGGGCTTCGCCATCAACGAGGCCGCCTACGCGCTGCTGCTGCACTGGACCCGCGCGCGCTACGACATTCTGCTGGCGATCGTGCTCGTCGGCGTGGCCGGGCTCACTTACCTGCTGAGCCGCCATTGGGCGTTTCTGCGCACGCAGTGA
- a CDS encoding ChbG/HpnK family deacetylase, whose amino-acid sequence MAVGTVHEAPQHSSSGRGIALCVDDYGLNDGVNQAVLALARLGRVQAVSAMVGGPAWGQGAPALRALDGAAVEVGLHLDLTECALDPALRFPLSRLIALAYLGQLDRNALQREIAAQLDAFEHAMGRAPAYVDGHQHVHQLPVVRTLLLAELARRYPQGGLWLRATRSAPRAAHADARTAFKSQVIATLGSRALAALARRQGLRQNACLLGVYDFTGGADGYRARLARWLHAARQGDLLMCHVGLPTTLPDVLAGARQDEFAVIGGPAFGALLEQAQVRLQPMRELLV is encoded by the coding sequence ATGGCGGTCGGTACGGTGCATGAGGCGCCGCAGCATAGCAGCAGCGGGCGCGGCATCGCCCTGTGCGTGGACGACTATGGCCTGAACGACGGCGTCAACCAGGCCGTGCTGGCGCTGGCGCGGCTGGGACGGGTGCAGGCCGTCTCGGCCATGGTGGGCGGGCCGGCCTGGGGCCAGGGCGCGCCCGCGCTGCGCGCCCTGGACGGTGCGGCGGTCGAGGTCGGGCTGCACCTGGACCTGACCGAGTGTGCGCTCGACCCGGCGCTGCGTTTTCCGCTGTCGCGGCTTATTGCCCTGGCTTACCTGGGACAGCTCGACCGCAACGCCCTGCAGCGCGAAATCGCCGCGCAGCTCGACGCCTTCGAGCACGCCATGGGCCGGGCGCCGGCCTACGTGGACGGCCACCAGCACGTGCACCAGCTGCCCGTGGTGCGCACGCTGCTGCTGGCCGAGCTGGCGCGCCGCTACCCCCAGGGCGGGCTGTGGCTGCGCGCCACGCGCAGTGCGCCGCGCGCCGCCCATGCCGACGCGCGCACCGCTTTCAAGAGCCAGGTCATCGCCACCCTGGGCAGCCGCGCGCTGGCCGCGCTGGCGCGGCGCCAGGGCCTGCGGCAGAACGCCTGCCTGCTGGGGGTGTACGACTTCACCGGCGGGGCCGACGGCTACCGCGCGCGCCTGGCGCGCTGGCTGCATGCCGCGCGCCAGGGCGATCTGCTGATGTGCCACGTGGGCCTGCCCACCACGCTGCCCGACGTGCTGGCCGGCGCGCGCCAGGATGAGTTCGCCGTCATCGGCGGGCCGGCGTTCGGCGCGCTGCTGGAGCAGGCCCAGGTGCGCCTGCAGCCCATGCGGGAACTCCTGGTTTGA
- a CDS encoding tripartite tricarboxylate transporter substrate binding protein: MQRRTLLVHTAAAAMALAAPLALAQNAPIRLIVPYPPGGPLDVTSRVLAERVRDTLGTVIIENKAGAGGNIGADAVAKAAPDGMTIGLAATATHAVNPWLYQRMPYDAGKDFAAITQMVRVPNVLVMNAARAEQLKIRSVADLVTYAKAHPGKLNYGSGGNGSAGHLAGEMFKQKAGIFALHIPYRGANPAQLALLAGEVDFNIDNLAAAAPNIKAGKLKALAVTSTAASPMLPGVPPLADTFKGFTIDTWWGLVAPAHTPPATIARLNKAFTDALKAPETQTRFATLMAEPVPTTPEQFETFMASERAKYQQVVKASGAQVD; this comes from the coding sequence ATGCAACGCAGAACCCTTCTGGTCCATACCGCCGCAGCCGCCATGGCCCTGGCCGCCCCGCTGGCCCTGGCGCAGAACGCGCCCATCCGCCTGATCGTGCCCTACCCGCCGGGCGGGCCGCTGGACGTGACGTCGCGCGTGCTGGCCGAGCGCGTGCGCGACACGCTGGGCACCGTGATCATCGAGAACAAGGCCGGCGCGGGCGGCAACATCGGCGCCGATGCCGTGGCCAAGGCCGCGCCGGACGGCATGACCATCGGCCTGGCCGCCACGGCCACACACGCCGTCAACCCCTGGCTGTACCAGCGCATGCCCTACGACGCGGGCAAGGATTTCGCCGCCATCACGCAGATGGTGCGCGTGCCCAACGTGCTGGTGATGAACGCGGCCCGCGCCGAGCAGCTGAAGATCCGCAGCGTGGCCGACCTCGTCACCTACGCCAAGGCCCACCCGGGCAAGCTCAACTACGGCAGCGGCGGCAACGGCAGCGCGGGCCACCTCGCGGGCGAGATGTTCAAGCAGAAGGCGGGGATTTTTGCCCTGCACATTCCCTACCGGGGCGCGAACCCGGCGCAGCTGGCGCTGCTGGCCGGGGAGGTCGATTTCAACATCGACAACCTCGCCGCCGCCGCCCCCAACATCAAGGCCGGCAAGCTCAAGGCGCTAGCCGTCACATCGACCGCCGCCAGCCCCATGCTGCCGGGCGTGCCGCCGCTGGCCGATACCTTCAAGGGCTTCACCATCGACACCTGGTGGGGCCTGGTGGCCCCGGCGCACACGCCGCCCGCCACCATCGCGCGGCTGAACAAGGCGTTCACCGATGCCCTCAAGGCCCCGGAGACCCAGACCCGCTTCGCCACCCTCATGGCCGAACCCGTGCCGACCACGCCGGAGCAGTTCGAGACCTTCATGGCCAGCGAACGCGCCAAATACCAGCAGGTGGTGAAGGCCTCGGGCGCGCAGGTGGACTAA
- a CDS encoding CDP-6-deoxy-delta-3,4-glucoseen reductase yields MPPAADTAFQITVQPSGRGFQARGGESILAAAIQHGVGLPYGCKDGACGSCKCKKLSGTVSHGPHQDKALSAEEEAAGYVLTCCAHPQSDVVLESRQVTDERAYPVKKLPVRVAALEKKSHDVMQLRLQLPATDVFRYHAGQYIEFVLQGGLRRAYSMATAPHQQDSAPGLELHIRHMPGGRFTDHVFHAMKEKEILRIEGPFGSFFLREDSDKPIVLLASGTGFAPVKALIEHLQHKGITRPTALYWGGRRPRDLYMHDWMLARTAEMPHLRYVPVVSDALPEDGWSGRTGFVHQAVLDDFADLSGHQVYACGAPIVVDTARERYTATRGLPPEEFFADAFTSEADKH; encoded by the coding sequence ATGCCCCCTGCTGCCGACACCGCCTTCCAGATCACCGTGCAGCCGAGCGGGCGCGGCTTCCAAGCCCGTGGCGGCGAATCCATTCTCGCGGCGGCGATCCAGCACGGCGTGGGCCTGCCCTACGGCTGCAAGGACGGCGCCTGCGGCTCGTGCAAGTGCAAAAAGCTCAGCGGCACCGTCAGCCACGGCCCGCACCAGGACAAGGCCCTGAGCGCCGAGGAGGAAGCCGCCGGCTACGTGCTGACCTGCTGCGCCCACCCGCAGTCCGACGTGGTGCTCGAATCGCGCCAGGTGACCGACGAACGCGCCTACCCCGTGAAGAAGCTGCCCGTGCGCGTGGCGGCGCTGGAGAAGAAGTCGCACGACGTGATGCAGCTGCGCCTGCAGCTGCCCGCCACCGACGTGTTCCGCTACCACGCGGGCCAGTACATCGAGTTCGTGCTGCAAGGCGGCCTGCGCCGCGCCTATTCCATGGCCACGGCACCGCACCAGCAGGACAGCGCGCCCGGGCTGGAGCTGCACATCCGCCACATGCCGGGCGGGCGCTTCACCGACCATGTCTTCCACGCCATGAAGGAAAAGGAGATCCTGCGTATCGAGGGGCCGTTCGGCAGCTTCTTCCTGCGCGAGGACTCGGACAAGCCCATCGTGCTGCTCGCCTCGGGCACCGGCTTCGCGCCGGTGAAGGCGCTGATCGAGCACCTGCAGCACAAGGGCATCACGCGGCCCACGGCGCTCTACTGGGGCGGGCGCCGCCCGCGCGACCTGTACATGCACGACTGGATGCTGGCGCGCACGGCCGAGATGCCGCACCTGCGCTACGTGCCCGTGGTGTCCGACGCGCTGCCCGAAGACGGCTGGAGCGGCCGCACCGGCTTCGTGCACCAGGCCGTGCTGGACGACTTCGCCGACCTCTCCGGCCACCAGGTCTATGCCTGCGGCGCGCCCATCGTGGTCGATACGGCGCGCGAGCGCTACACCGCCACGCGCGGCCTGCCGCCCGAGGAATTCTTCGCCGACGCCTTCACTTCCGAGGCCGACAAACACTGA
- a CDS encoding NAD-dependent epimerase/dehydratase family protein — translation MPSNQNPLGALPARFRRERVLVVGCGDVGLRAARELRHARVLALTSSAERRAPLRAAGLTPLAGNLDDAGTLRRLAGLATRVLHLAPPPGEGDGDPRTWALVCALRRRQPPRALVYGSTTGVYGDCGGDWVNEARPVAPRTPRARRRVDAERALRAWGCAGVRVSILRIPGIYAPGREGGTPEARLRRGTPVLAPQDDVYTNHIHADDLGRACVLALWRGRAQRTCNVSDASDMKMGDYFDWAAGLYGLPRPPRITRAQAQSELPPLQLSFMGESRRLDTRRMRGELRLALRYPTVRQGLAAGS, via the coding sequence GTGCCTTCTAACCAAAACCCTCTGGGTGCGCTTCCGGCGCGCTTTCGGCGCGAGCGCGTGCTCGTCGTCGGCTGCGGCGACGTCGGCCTGCGCGCCGCGCGCGAACTGCGCCATGCGCGCGTGCTGGCGCTGACCTCCAGCGCCGAGCGCCGCGCCCCGCTGCGCGCGGCGGGCCTCACGCCCCTGGCGGGCAACCTGGACGATGCCGGCACGCTGCGCCGCCTGGCGGGCCTGGCCACGCGCGTGCTGCACCTGGCGCCGCCGCCCGGCGAGGGCGACGGCGATCCACGCACCTGGGCGCTGGTGTGCGCGCTGCGCCGGCGCCAGCCGCCGCGCGCACTGGTCTATGGTTCCACCACCGGGGTCTATGGCGACTGCGGCGGGGACTGGGTGAACGAGGCGCGCCCCGTGGCGCCACGGACGCCGCGCGCGCGCCGCCGCGTGGACGCCGAGCGCGCGCTGCGCGCCTGGGGCTGCGCCGGGGTGCGCGTGAGCATCCTGCGCATCCCGGGCATCTACGCGCCCGGCCGCGAGGGCGGCACGCCCGAGGCGCGCCTGCGCCGCGGCACGCCGGTGCTGGCGCCGCAGGACGACGTGTACACCAACCACATCCATGCGGACGACCTGGGCCGTGCCTGCGTGCTGGCGCTGTGGCGCGGGCGCGCACAGCGCACCTGCAACGTGAGCGATGCCAGCGACATGAAGATGGGTGACTACTTCGACTGGGCGGCCGGCCTGTACGGCTTGCCGCGCCCGCCGCGCATCACGCGCGCGCAGGCGCAGAGCGAGCTGCCGCCGCTGCAGCTGAGCTTCATGGGGGAATCGCGCCGCCTGGACACGCGGCGCATGCGCGGCGAGCTGCGCCTGGCGCTGCGCTACCCCACGGTGCGGCAGGGGCTGGCCGCGGGCAGCTAG